In one Modestobacter sp. L9-4 genomic region, the following are encoded:
- a CDS encoding SDR family NAD(P)-dependent oxidoreductase encodes MRHALVTGVSSGIGAAVVDRLLTDGWTVTGLSRTQPPARDGLTWLAADLTDLDAVPAALADVGPLDAVVHAAGVQRSAPLGRLSAADGELMWRLHVGAATAVVDAVVDRVADGGRIVLMGSRTATGVAGKSQYAATKAALSGLARSWAMELAGRRVTVNVVAPGPTDTPMLADPGRAATPPRVPPLGRFVRPGEVAGLTAFLLGPEGGMVTGQHLVICAGASL; translated from the coding sequence GTGAGGCACGCGCTGGTCACCGGGGTCAGCTCCGGCATCGGGGCGGCCGTCGTCGACCGGCTGCTCACCGACGGCTGGACGGTCACGGGCCTGAGCCGCACGCAGCCGCCGGCCCGCGACGGGCTGACCTGGCTGGCCGCCGACCTCACCGACCTGGACGCGGTGCCCGCAGCGCTGGCCGACGTCGGGCCGCTGGACGCGGTGGTGCACGCCGCCGGCGTCCAGCGCTCGGCGCCGCTGGGCCGGCTGTCGGCCGCCGACGGCGAGCTGATGTGGCGGCTGCACGTCGGGGCGGCCACCGCCGTGGTCGACGCGGTCGTCGACCGGGTGGCCGACGGCGGCCGGATCGTGCTGATGGGCAGCCGCACCGCCACGGGGGTGGCCGGCAAGAGCCAGTACGCGGCCACCAAGGCGGCGCTGTCCGGGCTGGCCCGGTCCTGGGCGATGGAGCTGGCCGGGCGGCGGGTGACGGTGAACGTGGTGGCCCCCGGCCCGACGGACACCCCGATGCTGGCCGACCCGGGCCGGGCGGCGACCCCGCCGCGGGTGCCCCCGCTGGGCCGGTTCGTGCGGCCCGGCGAGGTCGCCGGGCTGACCGCCTTCCTGCTCGGCCCCGAGGGCGGCATGGTCACCGGCCAGCACCTGGTCATCTGCGCGGGCGCCTCGCTCTGA
- a CDS encoding response regulator transcription factor, producing the protein MDAPARVLVADDEEDIRLLVTLAVRRAGCSVVAAVADGAQALAAARAELPDLVVLDVSMPEATGLEVCAALRAEPVTAGCRVLLLSAGASPDDVARGLAAGADAYLPKPFTVAGLVAQVRSLTAGTPA; encoded by the coding sequence GTGGACGCACCCGCACGCGTGCTGGTGGCCGACGACGAGGAGGACATCCGCCTGCTGGTGACCCTGGCCGTCCGCCGGGCCGGGTGCTCGGTCGTCGCCGCGGTCGCCGACGGCGCCCAGGCCCTCGCCGCGGCCCGCGCCGAGCTGCCGGACCTGGTCGTCCTGGACGTGTCCATGCCCGAGGCCACCGGCCTGGAGGTCTGCGCCGCGCTGCGCGCCGAGCCGGTGACGGCCGGCTGCCGGGTGCTGCTGCTGTCGGCCGGCGCCTCCCCCGACGACGTCGCCCGCGGCCTGGCCGCCGGCGCGGACGCCTACCTGCCCAAGCCCTTCACCGTCGCCGGCCTCGTCGCCCAGGTGCGGTCGCTGACCGCCGGGACCCCGGCGTGA
- a CDS encoding DUF2786 domain-containing protein — translation MPRRTQEDPISQHPSGSDPIPLLLVAGSRLAGQPGVQAAELDPLVRRLTALDDGVDTGGHAQRALAPLLPFLWEAGWQPADVVHAVRRRTSRRGGRLAAALVRADAAAAVAEAPAAWAAQLGGLEGTATSVAEWWRGESVDAAAGWRDVLRVLGVVRELPPLEQLLAPPSAWSADTRAAVALDPGADPKLVGRVRALLAKAESTDFPEEAEALSAKAQSLMARHRIDTAVLARQPGGASSSVVARRLHLQDPHVDARAAVVQAVGAANGVRVVLLPAFGMATLVGAADDLDLVELLVASLLLQADRALAAAAREGGTRVRSTAYRRGFLYAFAQRIGERLEHAREAATTAAMATYGSALLPALAEREQAVDRLVGELFPRLRKRTGRAVDAAGWHAGRQAADAADLGTGQRALPR, via the coding sequence ATGCCCCGCCGCACCCAGGAGGACCCGATCAGCCAGCACCCGTCCGGCTCCGACCCGATCCCGCTGCTGCTGGTCGCCGGCTCGCGGCTGGCCGGGCAGCCCGGCGTCCAGGCCGCGGAGCTGGACCCGCTGGTGCGCCGGCTCACCGCACTGGACGACGGCGTCGACACCGGCGGCCACGCCCAGCGCGCACTGGCACCGCTGCTGCCGTTCCTCTGGGAGGCGGGCTGGCAGCCGGCCGACGTCGTGCACGCGGTGCGCCGGCGCACCAGCCGGCGCGGCGGCCGGCTGGCCGCCGCCCTGGTCCGGGCGGACGCCGCGGCAGCCGTCGCGGAGGCGCCGGCCGCGTGGGCCGCGCAGCTGGGCGGGCTGGAGGGCACGGCCACCTCGGTCGCCGAGTGGTGGCGCGGCGAGAGCGTCGATGCGGCCGCCGGCTGGCGGGACGTGCTGCGCGTGCTCGGTGTGGTGCGGGAGCTGCCACCGCTGGAGCAGCTGCTGGCTCCCCCGTCGGCCTGGTCGGCGGACACCCGTGCGGCGGTCGCCCTGGACCCGGGGGCGGACCCGAAGCTGGTGGGCCGGGTGCGGGCGCTGCTGGCCAAGGCCGAGTCCACGGACTTCCCCGAGGAGGCCGAGGCGCTCAGCGCGAAGGCGCAGTCGCTGATGGCGCGGCACCGGATCGACACCGCGGTCCTCGCGCGGCAGCCGGGCGGGGCGTCCTCGTCCGTGGTCGCCCGGCGGCTGCACCTGCAGGACCCGCACGTCGACGCACGGGCCGCGGTCGTGCAGGCGGTCGGGGCGGCGAACGGGGTGCGCGTGGTCCTGCTGCCGGCGTTCGGCATGGCCACCCTCGTCGGCGCGGCCGACGACCTGGACCTGGTCGAGCTGCTGGTGGCCTCGCTGCTGCTGCAGGCCGACCGGGCCCTGGCCGCAGCGGCGCGGGAAGGCGGCACCCGCGTGCGGTCGACCGCCTACCGGCGCGGCTTCCTCTATGCGTTCGCCCAGCGCATCGGCGAGCGGCTGGAGCACGCCCGCGAGGCGGCGACCACCGCGGCGATGGCCACCTACGGGTCGGCGCTGCTGCCGGCGCTGGCCGAGCGGGAGCAGGCGGTCGACCGGCTGGTCGGCGAGCTGTTCCCCCGGCTGCGCAAGCGCACCGGCCGGGCCGTGGACGCGGCCGGCTGGCACGCCGGCCGTCAGGCCGCCGACGCGGCCGACCTGGGCACCGGCCAGCGGGCACTCCCCCGCTGA
- a CDS encoding signal peptidase I: MTTALAPDLALAFRPARQLTGTPRLAAGLGERAMALVLRWTVRLIVTVAVLAFALLAVGPHVLGYRTMTMLTGSMTGTIDVGDVEVVTPLPVAEVTEGMIIAYHVPIDDHHLVTHRVIGVDTAADGTVTVETKGDANAAADPWKAQLQGDTAYQVRAVVPGLGHVIQALRSPVVSQALRYVAPALLAGWLLLSIWRPTPDQRTDGDDA; encoded by the coding sequence ATGACCACCGCACTCGCCCCGGACCTCGCTCTCGCGTTCCGTCCGGCGCGGCAGCTCACCGGGACGCCGCGGCTCGCCGCCGGCCTGGGCGAGCGTGCGATGGCACTGGTCCTCCGCTGGACGGTCCGCCTCATCGTCACCGTCGCCGTCCTGGCCTTCGCCCTGCTGGCCGTCGGGCCGCACGTCCTGGGCTACCGGACGATGACGATGCTGACCGGGAGCATGACCGGCACGATCGACGTCGGTGACGTCGAGGTCGTCACGCCGCTGCCGGTGGCCGAGGTCACCGAGGGCATGATCATCGCCTACCACGTCCCGATCGACGACCACCACCTCGTCACGCACCGGGTCATCGGCGTGGACACCGCCGCCGACGGCACGGTCACCGTGGAGACCAAGGGCGACGCCAACGCCGCGGCCGACCCGTGGAAGGCCCAGCTGCAGGGCGACACCGCCTACCAGGTGCGGGCGGTCGTCCCCGGGCTCGGCCACGTCATCCAGGCACTGCGCTCCCCGGTCGTCAGCCAGGCCCTCCGCTACGTCGCCCCGGCCCTGCTCGCCGGCTGGCTCCTGCTGTCGATCTGGCGCCCCACCCCGGACCAGCGCACGGACGGCGACGACGCGTGA
- a CDS encoding cell wall metabolism sensor histidine kinase WalK, translated as MTALDERPTQAPPVRPGRGVPAGLALLALAGVLALLTRPPLPVGLLAAAAVLASAGELARRLHALLTATEALEVQRRDLVTRGRSTAEDLEVATRMMRARAQTMTSVIDAVTEQSIIGTDRDGLVRVWNPGAERMLGLPRADVVRLRSITDFHAPEELDGDGDEPADRFTALVRAAREQGSDVRDWTYLTADGQRRTVSVAITPRTDDEGEQAGWNFVGTDMTEARATERLKDQFVSLISHELRTPLASVLGYLELVMDDEEQPLTDEQAQYLGIVERNAQRLLRLVGDLLFTAQVDAGRLTLTPEDVDLAAIVRAAEDTARVTATARGVAVAVDVPAEGLPARGDALRLGQACDNLVSNAVKFTPAGGQVTLRLRRAWQHADGTRSDDATRGGSPVALLSVIDTGVGIPTGEQGQLFTSFFRASTARRNAVPGVGLGLTITKAITTAHGGTLDVESAEGHGTTFTLTLPL; from the coding sequence GTGACCGCACTCGACGAGCGCCCGACACAGGCACCTCCGGTCCGACCCGGCCGCGGGGTGCCCGCCGGGCTGGCGCTGCTCGCCCTCGCCGGGGTCCTCGCGCTGCTCACCCGGCCACCGCTGCCCGTCGGCCTGCTCGCCGCCGCTGCGGTGCTGGCGTCGGCCGGCGAGCTCGCCCGCCGCCTGCACGCGCTGCTGACCGCCACCGAGGCGCTCGAGGTCCAGCGCCGCGACCTGGTCACCCGCGGCCGGTCGACCGCCGAGGACCTCGAGGTCGCCACGCGGATGATGCGGGCCCGCGCCCAGACCATGACCAGCGTCATCGACGCCGTCACCGAGCAGTCGATCATCGGCACCGACCGCGACGGCCTCGTGCGCGTGTGGAACCCCGGCGCCGAGCGGATGCTCGGTCTCCCCCGCGCCGACGTCGTCCGGCTGCGCTCGATCACCGACTTCCACGCCCCCGAGGAGCTCGACGGCGACGGCGACGAGCCGGCCGACCGGTTCACCGCACTGGTGCGCGCGGCGCGGGAGCAGGGCAGCGACGTCCGAGACTGGACCTACCTGACCGCCGACGGGCAGCGACGCACCGTCTCGGTGGCGATCACCCCGCGCACCGACGACGAGGGCGAGCAGGCCGGCTGGAACTTCGTCGGCACCGACATGACCGAGGCCCGCGCCACCGAACGGCTCAAGGACCAGTTCGTCAGCCTCATCTCGCACGAGCTCCGCACCCCGCTGGCCTCGGTCCTCGGCTACCTCGAGCTGGTCATGGACGACGAGGAGCAGCCGCTCACCGACGAGCAGGCGCAGTACCTGGGCATCGTCGAGCGCAACGCACAGCGGCTGCTGCGGCTGGTCGGCGACCTGCTGTTCACCGCGCAGGTGGACGCCGGCCGGCTCACCCTCACCCCCGAGGACGTCGACCTGGCCGCCATCGTGCGTGCCGCGGAGGACACCGCCCGGGTCACCGCGACCGCCCGCGGGGTCGCCGTCGCCGTGGACGTGCCCGCCGAGGGGCTGCCCGCCCGCGGTGACGCCCTGCGTCTCGGTCAGGCCTGCGACAACCTGGTCTCCAACGCCGTGAAGTTCACCCCGGCCGGCGGGCAGGTGACCCTGCGGCTGCGCCGGGCCTGGCAGCACGCCGACGGCACCCGGTCCGACGACGCCACGCGGGGCGGTTCCCCGGTGGCGCTGCTGTCGGTCATCGACACCGGCGTGGGCATCCCCACCGGCGAGCAGGGGCAGCTGTTCACCAGCTTCTTCCGCGCCTCCACCGCGCGGCGCAACGCCGTCCCGGGCGTGGGGCTGGGCCTGACCATCACCAAGGCCATCACCACCGCGCACGGCGGCACCCTGGACGTCGAGAGCGCCGAGGGCCACGGGACGACGTTCACCCTCACCCTGCCGCTCTAG
- a CDS encoding response regulator has product MLTALVIDESAPARARVTGLLELAGWGVHEAGDAEDARWLNASIAVDLVVTAASVLGAPSGPALLTELRAAGSTARFLVVAAEPTAEVRDAAAAAGALATLTAPLDARLLRDLLRRRSAGTPAGATELVDLEDLHDADQDDELSQRLQAAYDAALPGRFSAIDRGARAGDPQAVADAAFTLAGTSGQLGHPEVADVCQAIAAEARRGVLAHSRVSELAGLAGVDRRVADRRRGPRAADGGRGVPRGARDRRTARADRRATSAAPSAGSAPDSPGQSADRRRGSAA; this is encoded by the coding sequence GTGCTGACCGCCCTCGTGATCGACGAGTCCGCCCCCGCCCGCGCCCGGGTCACCGGCCTCCTGGAGCTGGCCGGCTGGGGTGTGCACGAGGCCGGTGACGCCGAGGACGCCCGCTGGCTGAACGCCTCGATCGCCGTGGACCTGGTCGTCACCGCCGCCTCCGTGCTCGGCGCCCCGTCCGGCCCCGCCCTGCTCACCGAGCTGCGCGCCGCCGGCAGCACCGCCCGGTTCCTGGTGGTCGCCGCCGAGCCCACGGCCGAGGTGCGCGACGCGGCCGCCGCCGCCGGCGCCCTGGCCACCCTGACCGCCCCGCTGGACGCCCGGCTGCTGCGGGACCTGCTCCGCCGCCGGTCCGCCGGGACGCCGGCCGGGGCCACCGAGCTGGTGGACCTCGAGGACCTGCACGACGCCGACCAGGACGACGAGCTGTCCCAGCGGCTGCAGGCGGCCTACGACGCGGCGCTGCCCGGCCGGTTCTCCGCCATCGACCGCGGTGCCCGCGCCGGTGACCCGCAGGCCGTCGCCGACGCGGCGTTCACCCTCGCCGGCACGTCGGGCCAGCTGGGGCACCCCGAGGTCGCCGACGTCTGCCAGGCCATCGCCGCCGAGGCCCGCCGCGGCGTCCTGGCCCACTCCCGGGTCTCCGAGCTCGCCGGGCTGGCCGGCGTCGACCGCCGGGTCGCCGACCGCCGCCGCGGGCCCCGTGCCGCCGACGGCGGGCGCGGTGTGCCGCGGGGCGCCCGCGACCGCCGGACCGCCCGCGCCGACCGCCGGGCCACCTCGGCCGCCCCGTCCGCGGGCTCGGCGCCGGACTCCCCCGGGCAGTCCGCGGACCGCCGCCGGGGCAGCGCCGCCTAG
- a CDS encoding response regulator transcription factor → MPGQSVLVVEDTDEIRELVVTVLRRAGMDVREAVSGAECLAEVRREAPDVVVLDLGLPDADGTEVCRQLRAETDCYVLMLTARAEEVDLLIGLAVGADGYMAKPFSPRELVARVQTMLRRPRTVPVPAPRAPLEDSVQRLAELEVDPDSREVRVDGSAVDLTRTEFDLLAALVARPGRVLQRETLLREVWQTDWEGNLRLVEAHMSNLRRKLAAAGLQSPEIRTVRGVGYRLVA, encoded by the coding sequence GTGCCGGGTCAGTCCGTGCTCGTGGTCGAGGACACCGACGAGATCCGCGAGCTCGTGGTGACCGTGCTGCGCCGGGCCGGGATGGACGTCCGCGAGGCGGTGTCCGGAGCCGAGTGCCTGGCCGAGGTGCGCCGCGAGGCCCCCGACGTCGTGGTGCTCGACCTGGGGCTGCCCGATGCCGACGGCACCGAGGTCTGCCGCCAGCTGCGCGCCGAGACCGACTGCTACGTCCTCATGCTCACCGCCCGTGCCGAGGAGGTCGACCTGCTGATCGGCCTGGCCGTCGGAGCGGACGGCTACATGGCCAAGCCCTTCTCCCCGCGCGAGCTCGTCGCGCGGGTGCAGACCATGCTGCGCCGGCCCCGGACGGTCCCCGTCCCCGCGCCGCGTGCCCCCCTCGAGGACAGCGTCCAGCGGCTGGCCGAGCTCGAGGTGGACCCCGACAGCCGTGAGGTGCGGGTCGACGGTTCCGCCGTCGACCTGACCCGCACGGAGTTCGACCTGCTCGCCGCCCTCGTCGCCCGGCCCGGCCGGGTGCTGCAGCGGGAGACCCTGCTGCGCGAGGTCTGGCAGACGGACTGGGAGGGCAACCTGCGCCTCGTCGAGGCGCACATGTCCAACCTCCGCCGGAAGTTGGCGGCAGCCGGGCTGCAGAGCCCGGAGATCAGGACGGTGCGTGGCGTGGGCTACCGGTTGGTGGCCTGA
- the purT gene encoding formate-dependent phosphoribosylglycinamide formyltransferase, giving the protein MVSLGTPLSPSATRVMLLGSGELAKEVLIALQRLGVETIAVDRYDDAPGHQVAHSARTITMSDPAQLRALIEAERPDVVVPEIEAIATGTLVELEAEGVRVVPTARAAQLTMDREGIRRLAAETLGLPTSAYRFCDSLEELRAAAAEVGFPCVVKPVMSSSGKGQSKLDGPDDVVGAWEYAMAGGRVAGTRVIVEGFVDFDYEITLLTVRSVRGAETVTDFCAPIGHRQEAGDYVESWQPQAMSPVALDRAQAIAAAVTGELGGLGLFGVELFVRGDEVWFSEVSPRPHDTGMVTMTTQWQNEFELHARALLGLPVDTALRNPGASAVVYGGVEAAGITFDGVDDALSLPGVDLRLFGKPESFTRRRMGVALARAEDVDAARATAREAASRVHPRA; this is encoded by the coding sequence ATGGTCTCCCTCGGCACCCCGCTGTCCCCCTCGGCCACCCGCGTGATGCTGCTGGGCAGCGGCGAGCTGGCCAAGGAGGTGCTCATCGCGCTGCAGCGCCTGGGCGTGGAGACGATCGCCGTCGACCGGTACGACGACGCCCCCGGACACCAGGTCGCGCACTCGGCCCGCACGATCACCATGAGCGACCCCGCGCAGCTGCGTGCCCTGATCGAGGCCGAGCGGCCCGACGTCGTCGTCCCCGAGATCGAGGCGATCGCCACCGGCACGCTGGTCGAGCTGGAGGCCGAGGGCGTGCGCGTGGTGCCCACCGCGCGGGCGGCGCAGCTGACCATGGACCGCGAGGGCATCCGGCGGCTGGCCGCCGAGACCCTGGGGCTGCCCACGAGCGCCTACCGGTTCTGCGACTCCCTCGAGGAGCTGCGGGCGGCGGCCGCCGAGGTCGGCTTCCCGTGCGTGGTCAAGCCGGTGATGTCCAGCTCGGGCAAGGGCCAGAGCAAGCTCGACGGCCCGGACGACGTCGTCGGCGCCTGGGAGTACGCGATGGCCGGTGGCCGGGTCGCGGGCACCCGCGTCATCGTCGAGGGGTTCGTCGACTTCGACTACGAGATCACCCTGCTGACCGTGCGCTCGGTGCGCGGCGCGGAGACCGTCACCGACTTCTGCGCGCCGATCGGGCACCGCCAGGAGGCCGGCGACTACGTCGAGAGCTGGCAGCCCCAGGCCATGTCGCCGGTCGCGCTGGACCGGGCGCAGGCGATCGCCGCCGCGGTGACCGGCGAGCTGGGTGGGCTCGGCCTGTTCGGCGTCGAGCTGTTCGTCCGCGGCGACGAGGTCTGGTTCTCCGAGGTCAGCCCGCGCCCGCACGACACCGGCATGGTCACCATGACCACCCAGTGGCAGAACGAGTTCGAGCTGCACGCGCGCGCCCTGCTCGGCCTGCCGGTGGACACCGCGCTGCGCAACCCGGGCGCCTCCGCCGTCGTCTACGGCGGCGTCGAGGCCGCCGGCATCACCTTCGACGGTGTGGACGACGCCCTCTCCCTGCCCGGGGTGGACCTGCGGCTGTTCGGCAAGCCGGAGAGCTTCACCCGCCGCCGGATGGGCGTGGCCCTGGCCCGTGCCGAGGACGTCGACGCCGCGCGGGCCACCGCCCGGGAGGCCGCGTCGCGAGTGCACCCCCGCGCCTGA
- a CDS encoding acyl-CoA dehydrogenase family protein has translation MTADLLTADFFEFQSLLTEGEQKELVVLREFLAAEVRPRVNAAWAAAEFPMDLIPRFVEADLVGRSYDWEGRPRISRLLEGFQSMELARVDPSMATFFGVHNGLALGSLMLLGSAEQQARWVPSMRTMEKIGAFGLTEPMGGSDVARGMRTTARRDGDEWVLDGAKRWIGNGTFADVLVVFARDVADDQVKGFLVEKGTPGFAATKIEDKFALRTVQNADLTFTDCRIPASAKLENCNSFRDVNKVLKETRAGVAWAGVGCQLGAYEAAVAYAKEREQFGRPIGGFQLVQDLLARMLGNITASIGMTVRVSQLQEEGRLRDDQAALAKSYVTSRGRETVAWARELFGGNGIVLENDVIRYFADAEALYSYEGTREMNTLIVGRAITGLSAFV, from the coding sequence ATGACCGCCGACCTGCTGACCGCGGACTTCTTCGAGTTCCAGTCCCTGCTCACCGAGGGCGAGCAGAAGGAGCTGGTGGTCCTCCGCGAGTTCCTCGCCGCCGAGGTGAGGCCGCGGGTCAACGCGGCGTGGGCGGCCGCGGAGTTCCCGATGGACCTCATCCCGCGGTTCGTGGAGGCCGACCTGGTCGGGCGCAGCTACGACTGGGAGGGCCGGCCGCGGATCTCCCGGCTGCTCGAGGGCTTCCAGTCGATGGAGCTGGCCCGCGTCGACCCGTCGATGGCCACCTTCTTCGGGGTGCACAACGGCCTCGCGCTCGGCTCGCTGATGCTGCTGGGGTCGGCCGAGCAGCAGGCCCGGTGGGTGCCCTCGATGCGCACGATGGAGAAGATCGGCGCCTTCGGGCTCACCGAGCCGATGGGCGGCTCCGACGTCGCCCGCGGCATGCGCACCACCGCCCGCCGCGACGGGGACGAGTGGGTGCTCGACGGCGCCAAGCGCTGGATCGGCAACGGCACCTTCGCCGACGTCCTGGTGGTCTTCGCCCGCGACGTCGCCGACGACCAGGTGAAGGGCTTCCTGGTCGAGAAGGGCACGCCCGGCTTCGCCGCCACCAAGATCGAGGACAAGTTCGCCCTGCGCACGGTGCAGAACGCCGACCTCACCTTCACCGACTGCCGCATCCCGGCGTCGGCGAAGCTGGAGAACTGCAACAGCTTCCGCGACGTCAACAAGGTGCTCAAGGAGACCCGCGCCGGGGTCGCCTGGGCCGGGGTGGGCTGCCAGCTCGGCGCCTACGAGGCCGCGGTCGCCTACGCCAAGGAGCGGGAGCAGTTCGGCCGGCCGATCGGTGGCTTCCAGCTCGTGCAGGACCTGCTGGCCCGGATGCTCGGCAACATCACCGCCAGCATCGGGATGACCGTGCGCGTCTCCCAGCTGCAGGAGGAGGGCCGGCTGCGCGACGACCAGGCCGCGCTGGCCAAGAGCTACGTCACCAGCCGCGGGCGGGAGACCGTCGCCTGGGCGCGGGAGCTGTTCGGCGGGAACGGCATCGTGCTGGAGAACGACGTCATCCGGTACTTCGCCGACGCCGAGGCGCTCTACTCCTACGAGGGCACCCGGGAGATGAACACCCTCATCGTCGGCCGCGCGATCACCGGCCTCAGCGCCTTCGTCTGA
- a CDS encoding isocitrate lyase/phosphoenolpyruvate mutase family protein, with the protein MTDLATRARTLLDLHTAPEILTLTNVWDVVSATVVAGTPGVRALATASHSIAATFGYEDGENIPLELHLDMVGRIVAAVDVPVTMDLEGGYGDAGETARRAIEVGVVGGNLEDQMKPLDDAVAAVEAVLRAGRDAGIDFVLNARTDAFVKAGPDADRAAVLAEATTRGRAFLEAGAPVVFVPGVVARGEIAELAEAFGPRRLTVISVPGASLPASELQELGVARVSTGPFTQRVALTALQDAVTAMVAGGTLPAGTRPLN; encoded by the coding sequence ATGACCGATCTCGCCACCCGCGCCCGCACCCTGCTCGACCTGCACACCGCCCCGGAGATCCTGACGCTGACCAACGTCTGGGACGTCGTCTCGGCCACCGTCGTCGCCGGTACCCCGGGCGTGCGCGCCCTGGCCACCGCCAGCCACTCGATCGCGGCCACGTTCGGCTACGAGGACGGCGAGAACATCCCGCTCGAGCTGCACCTGGACATGGTCGGGCGCATCGTCGCCGCCGTCGACGTGCCGGTGACCATGGACCTCGAGGGTGGCTACGGCGACGCCGGCGAGACGGCACGGCGGGCCATCGAGGTGGGTGTCGTCGGTGGCAACCTGGAGGACCAGATGAAGCCGCTCGACGACGCGGTCGCTGCGGTCGAGGCCGTGCTGCGCGCCGGCCGGGACGCCGGGATCGACTTCGTGCTCAACGCCCGCACCGACGCCTTCGTCAAGGCCGGCCCGGACGCCGACCGCGCCGCCGTGCTGGCCGAGGCCACCACCCGCGGCCGGGCGTTCCTGGAGGCCGGGGCGCCGGTGGTCTTCGTGCCCGGCGTCGTGGCCCGCGGGGAGATCGCCGAGCTGGCCGAGGCGTTCGGGCCCCGCAGGCTCACCGTCATCAGCGTCCCGGGCGCATCGCTGCCGGCCAGCGAGCTGCAGGAGCTGGGCGTCGCGCGGGTCTCCACCGGCCCCTTCACCCAGCGGGTCGCGCTCACCGCCCTGCAGGACGCGGTCACCGCCATGGTCGCCGGCGGCACGCTGCCCGCGGGCACCCGGCCGCTCAACTGA
- a CDS encoding TetR/AcrR family transcriptional regulator produces MTDVGAGGRTPSRAVEQALVDAAERVLVRDGLAGVTVRAVAVEAGVAPMGVYNRFGSKDGLVAAVLARGFEGLAAATTEAQDPDPTVRLLDCGRNYRRFALAHPQHYGAMFGTGAAVSAPTPELADRAAAAFTALVDQVRSGMDRGVLRPGQPRETAQLIWSAVHGAVSLELGGLVQAEDAAVTYEALLQMLLDGLGRPHP; encoded by the coding sequence GTGACAGACGTGGGTGCCGGCGGGCGCACGCCCAGCCGAGCGGTCGAGCAGGCCCTCGTGGACGCAGCCGAGCGGGTGCTGGTGCGCGACGGGCTGGCCGGCGTCACCGTGCGCGCGGTCGCCGTCGAGGCGGGGGTGGCGCCGATGGGCGTCTACAACCGGTTCGGCAGCAAGGACGGCCTGGTCGCCGCCGTGCTGGCCCGCGGCTTCGAGGGCCTCGCCGCCGCCACGACCGAGGCCCAGGACCCCGACCCCACGGTCCGGCTGCTCGACTGCGGCCGCAACTACCGCCGCTTCGCCCTCGCCCACCCCCAGCACTACGGCGCGATGTTCGGCACGGGCGCGGCCGTGTCCGCACCGACCCCAGAGCTCGCCGACCGGGCCGCCGCCGCGTTCACCGCGCTGGTCGACCAGGTGCGCTCCGGCATGGACCGCGGGGTGCTGCGGCCCGGGCAGCCGCGGGAGACCGCGCAGCTGATCTGGAGCGCGGTGCACGGCGCGGTGAGCCTGGAGCTGGGCGGTCTGGTGCAGGCGGAGGACGCCGCGGTCACCTACGAGGCGCTGCTGCAGATGCTGCTGGACGGGCTGGGCCGACCTCACCCCTGA